The nucleotide sequence GTTGCTCCGTGCGGACATCGCGGACTGGGCGCCCGCGGCCGGCGAGGCGCCGGACCTGATCGTCGCCAACTCCTCGCTGCACTGGCTGGACGACCACGCGCAGCTCTTCCCTCGCCTGCTGGGCTACCTGGCGCGGGGCGGCTGCCTGGCGGTGCAGATGCCCCGCAGCTGGGCGCTGCCCAGCCACGCGCACATGCGGGAGACGCTCGCGACCGGTGGCGTCGGCGGCCGTCCGCTGGGCACGCCCGCCCTGCGCGCACTGCTGTCACGCTGTCCCGTGGCCGACGCGGCCACCTACCACCGCCTGCTCGCGCCGCTCTGCGCGCGCCTGGAGATCTGGGAGACGCTCTACTTCCAGATGCTGAGCGGCGAGAACCCCGTGCTCGAGTGGATGATGGGCGCGGGCCTGCGCCCCGTGCTGGACGAGGCCACCGGCCTTCACGCCGACGAGCGCCGCCGCTTCCTGGACGGCTACACCGAGCGCCTGCGACGGGCCTACCCGGCCTGCGCCGATGGGCGCGTCCCCTTCCCCTTTCCGCGCCTCTTCATCGTGGCGTGCGTCGAGGCCACCTGACACCGGCCCGCCGGGCCCCAACGAGAGGACCGAGAATGACCGACCGCCAATCCGCCGCGCCCGCAGGCCTCGCCCGCCTGTCGGGCCTGGGCTATCTGGTGATCATCGTCGCGGGGATCTTCGCGGAGTTCTTCGTGCGCGGCGGGCTGATCGTGCCAGGCGACGGACCGGCCACGCTGGCGGCGATCCGCGGCGCGGAGACCCTCTACCGCAGCAGCCTCGCCAGCGAGTTCCTGATGCTGGTGAGCGACGTCATGCTGGCCGGCGCGCTCTACCTGCTCTTCCGCGCGGTGAGCCGCCCGCTGGCGCTGATCGCCGCCACCTTCCGCCTCACCCATGCCGCGATCGTCGGCGCGAACCTGCTCAACGCCTACCTGCCCCTGTTGCTGCTCCACGGCGCGGACACTCCCGCCGGCGCGCTGCGCGCGGAGTCGCTCACCCTCGTCTACCTCGACGCCCACGCCTACGGCTACGCGGTGGGGCTGGTCTTCTTCGGGGTGCACTGCCTGCTGCTGGGGACGCTGATCCTGCGCGCGACGGGCGTGCCGCGTCTGCTGGGCGCGCTGCTCCTGCTGGCAGGACTGGGCTACCTGGTCGACAGCCTCGGCCGCACGCTGCTCGTGGACTACGCGGCCTCGGCGGGCCTCTTCCAGACGCTCGTCTTCGTGCCCGCCTTCGTGGGGGAGCTGTCCTTCTGCCTCTGGCTGCTCATTCGCGGCGACCGCGGGCGGCCGCGCCCGCGGGTCCAGGCCGCCGTCTAGCGCAGGCGCTGAACGCGCGCGCCGCGAGTCACGCCGGCGGCCTCGAGGCGCAGCAGGTAGACGCCGGCCGGCAGGGGACGCCCCGCGTCATCCTCGCCCCGCCAGACGAGCGTGTGCGCGCCCGCGGCGGCAGGGCCGTCGCGCAGGACGGCGAGCCTGCGCCCGGTCACGTCGTGGACGCTGAGGCGGACGGGACCCGCCGCGGGCAGCGCGTAGCCGATGCGCGTCTCCCCGCGGAAGGGGTTGCCCACGGCCCAGACGCGCGGCGCATCGCCGTCGGCCGCCGGCGGCGCGGCGGTGACGTCCTGCTGCGTGTAGTGGAGGGTCGTCAGCTCCTCCTGGTGCGCGGGGTCGTAGGCGTGACCCGCCATGACGAACGCGCCGTCCGGGCCCAGCGCGATGGCGGTGGCGCCGTCGTTGGTGCCGAAGGGCCCGGGCCAGTGCAGCCGCCAGGCCTCGGCCCCGTCGGGCGCGTACTTCACCGCCACGTGGTCGCGGTCCTGCGGCGGATTGATGGTGAGCCCCGCCACGTAGACGTCCCCGGCCACATCCACCACCAGCGACGAGGGCAGGTCCGACGAGCTGCCGGGGCCGTCGTACTCCTGGTGCCAGAGCAGCTGGCCGGCGCCGTCATACTTGAGCGTGTGGATGTGGAAGCCGGCGCTCCCGAGGCGGCCGTAGCCGGTCACCAGCAGGTTGCCCTGGGCGTCCACGGCCATCGCGGTCGGCTCGACGGTGTCGCAGGGGTTGGACGGAAAGCTCTGCAGCCACTGGAGCTCGCCCGTCAGGCCGTTCAGACGCCAGACGCGGGTCTCGAAGAGGCCGCAGGCCGACTCCGGATTGCCCGCCAGCAGCACGTCGCCGCCGGGGGCGATCCCCACGCCGACGAACTCGAAGAGGCTGCCGAACTCGCCCGACTCGAACTGCTCCCACTGGAGGACGCCGTCGGCGTCGTACTTCACCGTCCCGTAGCTGAAGGGGAAGCTGTCGCTGTTCAGCAGGCCGGTGACGATCACCGCGCCGCTGGCGTCAACGGCCAGCGCCTCCGCGACGTCTGCGCCGCCTTCCGGGCCCGCGTAGCTGCGGGTCCAGAGCGCGTTGCCCGCCGCGTCCATCTTGATGACGAGGTAGTCTGCGTTGGAGGTGGCGCACAGGTAGAGGCTGCCGTCGTCGGCGCGGGCGAGGCGCGGCGGCAAGTCCAGGGGCTGGTTGCCCGTCAGCGGGAAGTGCCGCTCCCAGAGCAGCGTGCCGGCGACGTCGTAGAGCAGCACCGTGGCGTTGTCCTGCGCGCCGTCCCGGGTCCGCCCGGCCACGAGGGTCTTGCCCGGCTCGGGGATGATCACCGTGGAGGGGACGTCGGCGCCCAGTCCACCGAAGCGGCGGAACCAGAGCAGTGTGCCGTCGGGCGCGTAGCGCAGCAGCGCGAAGTCCTCGCGGTTCCCGCCCACGCCGAGCTGATAGGTGGTGCCGGCCACGAGGACGTCCCCGCCCGGGTCGACGGCCACCGCCACGGCCTCGTCGTCGTGGTTGTCGGGGCCGTTCCAGAGCTGCGCCCAGTCGAGGA is from Candidatus Latescibacterota bacterium and encodes:
- a CDS encoding methyltransferase domain-containing protein, whose translation is MRGGAVRWDPEAYRRFLGERERPAEDLLCRVPLEAPRRIVDLGCGDAGLTYALAMRWPEAAVLGVDASPSMLESAEVETTMRVELLRADIADWAPAAGEAPDLIVANSSLHWLDDHAQLFPRLLGYLARGGCLAVQMPRSWALPSHAHMRETLATGGVGGRPLGTPALRALLSRCPVADAATYHRLLAPLCARLEIWETLYFQMLSGENPVLEWMMGAGLRPVLDEATGLHADERRRFLDGYTERLRRAYPACADGRVPFPFPRLFIVACVEAT
- a CDS encoding DUF4386 domain-containing protein, yielding MTDRQSAAPAGLARLSGLGYLVIIVAGIFAEFFVRGGLIVPGDGPATLAAIRGAETLYRSSLASEFLMLVSDVMLAGALYLLFRAVSRPLALIAATFRLTHAAIVGANLLNAYLPLLLLHGADTPAGALRAESLTLVYLDAHAYGYAVGLVFFGVHCLLLGTLILRATGVPRLLGALLLLAGLGYLVDSLGRTLLVDYAASAGLFQTLVFVPAFVGELSFCLWLLIRGDRGRPRPRVQAAV